A stretch of DNA from Kazachstania africana CBS 2517 chromosome 3, complete genome:
TTAATCTTTTGAAGAGTTAATtaatacatatatattgGATAATTTCCATCTCCGTCAACAATTTAGTTTTTGAAACCTAAGGACACAATTGCTTCGGAGATTTGATTACGTAACTGGAAACTACAACGAAGGTCGGATTTTATTAAACTCAAAAAGTGAGATAAAGCATTCAAGTTCCCATTCCAATAAACCTGAACTATGTAATTGACGATACAAGATAGGTTGTTATCTCTTATAGCGATAGGAAAATTTGGAGATTCAACTGCTTGTGAGATGTGCTTCTTCAGCGTATTCATAATTGAGTTCCTACTCgcatttatatatttttgtttttcagTACTATAAGATTCAACATGAGATGCGAGATGTTCATTCTTGGTGTATTTCATTGTGACATTTTGTTCAGTATGTGTGGAATAGGCTCCTGGAGGTTGCCAAACTACCCCACACTCATTAAAGGCGGCTATATTGGAAGACTTTTCCACGAAATTTATTGGCATCTGACTAGTGACTTTTGTTATGCAACCGCCAATCAACTTCCCATCAAGgtatttaaataatttttcagtatctttatattttttgcaTTTGATAAAACCTGAATATGTCATGGAAGTGGGATCGTAAGTGGTAATCTCTATTGTATCAAATTTTACGCCCTCTTGCATACATATCTGTTTTAGAAATTTGCTATCACATATAACACAAAGGTTTGAGAGGtataatatatttgatttttttattttgttcagATTTATGGGCACAAATTCCAATATCTTGCCTTTGAACTCAATGCCTTTCAATTGTCTAGAGTTACTATCTAGCACATGCAAATTCTTGAAAGTAACATAAGCGAGTGTTTCTCCTTTGCtttctttattcaaaagatgCAAAGAAGCTAAAACTCcaattttatcaagaaattgctCCACTTGGAATTTTGCCACATTGAATGGCAAATTTTTAACAAggaatttcttttctgaCAGTTCATCAAAAGCTTCAGGTTTTTGATAAGTATCACTTTCCTCTACTTCATTCTTTAATAACTTTAACCTATTATTTCGTTCctctttatcaaaatgCAGACCACagtaaatattatttcctaagaaggaagaattattgaacTTCTTTATTACTTCATTTGCAGTCACCTCACaagcaaaataaataaaaccaatttttttacttctTTCTATTTTACACGATAATATCTTACCATACTTTCTAAAGGAATCATAAAAATATCTGGTCGTTAACATATTATTCTCTGTAGGTAAGTTACGGAAGTAAACGTTTGTTCCAACTTTTTTCCTATAATCTGGATCCCTCATCGATGGCATTATTCggatttcattattaagAACTTTGGAATAGTTCATTTCCTCGCATGCCTTCTCAGCATCCTCTTTGCTCCCAAAATTTAGGTAACCATGACCTAAAGATAGGTTGGTGGATGAGTTATAACATACCTTTGCCGAGATAAAGGAGGGATATACAGAAAATATGGTTTCTAACTGCTTTTCCGTAACATCCTTATCAAGATTACCAATAAACAGAGCTTCTAGCGTATTGCTTTTAAAGAGAGTTCTTGGCAGAGTTCTATGAGTAGAAATCTCTACATGTTTATTTAGCCCAACAATGTTTGAATGACCAGATGTTGAGGTGGAggttgaagatgaaaatgtttTTGTTGAAGCTGTACTAGATTTAATAGAGGCAACTTTAGCCGCTCCGACAACTATTTTGGAATCTACCTTCAAATTTGTATCCAATTTCGGTAAATAGTCATACATACTACAATTTTCATCACCTAGTATGTCTGTCATTTTTCTCTACTCAAGTCTAGCACCGACGTACATGAATTAATAGATGTAGTTATCAGAAATGACTTCATTGttatttacattttttGACAGAGGAAGTCTTAATCTATTAGCTGACATTTGACACAAAGTTATTCTCGAGGCATCCTATAGATTTTTATATCTGCAATAACTGTGTCGCGACATATGCACCCAGACACGACAAGTATTCAGATTTTAGTATTTCACTATGAGAGTCAATGTAGTAGTAGCCTATTCAAAATGGTGTCAACTATTCGCTCCATATTTATGCTTCCTATGGATGTATTTGTATGTACTTTTTAGAGCGTAAGAATTTTACTTCCATGAGGAGACGCagaattttgagaaatcACAAAAGCTATTGAAACGAACTATCAATTAGAAATGAACATCTTCGGTGCCATTCAACATACGTTTATGAATGACTATATAGAATCCTTTTTGGCAACAATAACTCAGAAAcataattatttgaatatgcGAGATGACTTGCTAAGGGTTTAGCAAAGCAAAAATGTTTTACTTCTATATGCATTTAGACCATGCTCGTCTACTATTTATCTGACCATAAATAGGCAAAACTTCATATAGAATATCGGGGCTAATTGCGACACACTATCATAAGAACGTAGATCTCGTACGTAGTGGAAACATACCTTCACAGATGTCGTATCATAATTTGTACTCTCCCAGTGAGTTCGCAAAGCTAAAACGAGAGACAgtttatattattaaaaagGACAGACAACAACggcatatatataattcatcaaCCACGcaaagaatatataaaaaatatagtATCCTCTAATGGGTCAATTATTTTGTATCAAAGATGTTCATACGGTTataaatatcttttttataatcttcatattgaaaacttgGTCTCCTTTCATGAAATATTGGTCTTTGATCATTGTTTCCTAAAATGTTTCTgccatcatcatcttccGATAATTGCATAGTTCTTGGAAGATCAGTATCACCACTCGGATTTCTAAAACTGTAGTGTTGTAAATAATCACCCATATCAGCATTTttatgattttgatgaaattttaagtTAGTTTCCTTATTTTGGATATCGTGCCTTGTATCTTGCAAGCTCATACTCGACTTTCTTCTTAGATGACTTGGTTTAGTGGCAATATCattattgtatttttctGCATTAGAATTAGTCCTTTTTTGCTTTGAATTTAATGCATCTATATAGTTTGTTGAACGACGTCTCTGGAAATTGAAGGGTTGATGCTTTTGAGTATCAGTAGATACTGGTACTCGATTATCGTACTCTGAAATTGTGGGAGTTTCCTTTGGTCTTGGAGGTTCtgtcaaatttataaaatcaGTCGAGGCTATGCCTTCATCAGAAGCTGTTGGTTGACGTTTGCTATCACCACTGTTATTCCTGTACGACATATTATATCTTTTCTATGTAGTAAAATTCGAAACGTAAGCACAATACGTGATTACAGTagaaataaatcaaaataagaGTAAATAAATGACAATAATTGTAGAAAAATTGCTACCAGCCACGAGTCCCTCTTTTCTatgtatatttatatattcctTGCTGCATTTCAAGTTTTTAGATCCCTTGTTTAAATTAAGCATGATGAAGTGTGACAATCCCGAAATTTAATCATTTAGCGAAGCAATTTTATGAAGGCCGTGACATGGGCCCATTAAAATTAGCAATTTTCACTGGAACATGCAATCAAGAACGACTATGTAGTGTTGGGATTTTACAGCTGTATACAACGTGCTACTGAACTACCTTTAATGCGAATTCGCATAGCATAATAGCCCATTTATAGATTTCATCTTGGTCGAGAtgttcaaaatcatcacTAATTGTGTGCCACGTCTTTGGGAACGGATACGGTATCAAATGCAATATAGGGACACCTCGCTCGTAGAATGGGACATGGTCATCACCAATAAGTGATTTGTTAATTATCTCATAGATTCTGTAGCTAGGATCTAGTTCTTTGTTTGATGAAATCCCACCGTTCCGATAAGATGTCAATGATCTGTAAACCTTTTCATCCAGGtattcatcttcaatcTTGCTTAGTAGTTCATACTCCCTATGAGTCTCTTTGAAATAACTTTTCAttgtcaaattttgttcACTTCCAATAAGATCTAATAGTACGAGCAATTCAATTTGTGAGATCGAATCACTTTCCCATTTGGAAGCTAAATGCCTGGCTCCATAGATCGAATCATCATCGGTCCATTCTTCGAATGCTTCCTCACCATCaaagaatataattttgattccGTAGCCTTTGTCAAACAACTGATGCTCCAAATTAGtcaaatcttcttcataaataaaatcaataaattgagCTAAATACAATAGTATTGCACAAGATGCTGCACTATCTGCAGCACCAGTAAAACCAGTAAGTTTCATTATTGTATCATAGTGTGCTGCGTACACGACATACCTATCATTATGATTTTCATTTAGGGTGAATATCaaattggtaaaattaTACCCATTTTCAGTGAAAGAATCCCTTTCTAATTCCCAATTGTTCGTCAAATTACCAAAATGCTCGATAATAAAGTTCTGTATTGACCTTGATTCTTCACTTCCTACCACTCTGGTCGTGTTGAAAGGCAATAACAAGTTGTATGGATTTGATGCATTGGTCAATGACAACTGATTTGACAGAGTAGCATTGTAATATGATAATCGTAGATCTCTGTCATCGTAGCACGTAGCCCTTTGAAATACAACAAGCAGAGCAAAATATAGGTACAACTGGATATTCATAATGCCCATTTTCGCTACGGATTACTACCTTTGTTCAAACTGTCATACCTGCTGCTAAAGCTTGAAAAAACTCGTGATAAATACTGCTTTGTATATGAAGCAAAACAAACGAAATCATCCAAGGGCACGGCAAACACTAAGAACTACTTGAAGTAGAAGCCATATATACAGTATTAGATGGAAAATACGAACTACTAGGCTTCAATCCACTATTGAGGTGTATCTTACTACGCTCGTAATGCCTGTGAAGAAAGCCGGGTATTAGACTCTTATTTCATGtaaatgtatatatatttttattcgTGTTTGTTATATAAGGGCATTAGGGCAAAAACACGTAAAGGTGCCAAAAGACAACGATAAGTATTCTGGACCACGTTATAGCACTTCATGAGTGTAGATAATGAggatttacaaaatataatacaCGATAAGAATGATGAATCGAAATCCCTAGCGGAGACGATAACAAACAACAACAGATCTATGTCTGACAAACCTGACTTTCTGTCGAAACCTGTGTTGATGACGAAAACTACAACTGAGGTTGATAAAAATCCAGTCCATAGTGACATTTCTATACCGATAAATATCAAACCTGATAGTGATGCTGATAACAAGAATGATATAGCCAATAGCATTGACATTCAAGATAATATATCTTCACCGCTACTTGAAACTACAGAACCATCCCAGGATCTTCGACTTTTGCATTCGGAACTAGCCGTAAGTTCTCCAATTCTCGAATCTGCCTCTGTGACACCAGTAgcaatacaaaaaaatgcaaGTAGCTCCATGCTGGAAAggaataatgataatacaCGACAACTCTCGAGACACAATACAAAATCCTTGAAGTTTTCAGTGGCAAATGATTcacttttgaaaaggacTAGTACATATGCATCTAGATCGACTGTTAGAGCAATTCCAataaataacaataattcAAGTCACAATATTTTAGACTATGAAGATGTCAATTCGTCTCATAGTAGATCATCATCAATGACAGCATCCTTTTCAAGAAACTTTTTATTTGGATTTTATAACGATAACAAAAAGTATAAACAAagagataaaaaaaatatcatttctAAGGAATACTGGATGAAAGATGAAACTGCAAGAGAATGCTTCAACTGCGGTAAAACATTTAATACGTTTAGAAGAAAACATCATTGCAGAATATGTGGACAAATTTTCTGTAATTCGTGTACGTCACTCATTTCCGGAGATAGATTTGGCTATGAAAGCAAAATGAGAGTATGTTATAACTGTTATGAGCATGTTTGTAACTATGAAGATTCTAgtgatgaggaagaagaagaagaagaagaaggcgGTGGAGAAGTTGAGGATGCAAAATCGTGTTCCACTATTGCTAATGACAAAAGGTCTAGTGGCACTGATGACTTGGGGCGCAAAATAAGAGATACTGAGGGTACCACTAGTGCTATATGGCAAAATACTCCTACGAATCACGAAAGCATACCTTCAGAAGATTCAGACTCTCAGTCCAGGCCAAAAAATGAAgtccttttcttcaagaatGATGATGTGCAAAGCATCATGACCTCCGGCGAGGATTCCAAATTATTCGTATCAACACCACCACCTCCTCCAAAAATGGCAATACCCGCTACTAAACAGGGTGAATcacttgaaatttcattcagCTCCAATAGTACACTCAAAAAAGACCTGAACCCAAGTCATACTAACGGAAAAACTCGAGATAGTTACACATTAAAAGATTTCGACATATATTCTCCTTATAGTGAACACACAGGGTCACCGCAAAGTCACAAACACTCTCATTATAGTGACCCATATCAACAATCTATCaaacatcatcatcatagTAAGAATCAGAATCACAAGACAAGCGTAAACTCATTAAGAAAGtcaatatttcattatGTTTCTAATGGGAAGTCACAAATTCCGCACgacaaaaataatttccTTTCATTATCACCAAATAGCCAGGCAAATAATATCCTGAGCAATTtaaataacaaaaatttccaatttcAGTTtaattttggtaaaaacAAAGATATTACTAGTTATACTGCCCCAGGTTCCGAATCTTTAGATGATTCATTAGAGGATGGCACATTTGAAGACGAAGGTACCATGTCACTTTACTCGTCCTTACATGACCCTTTGAAGACCGATAATCCTATCAGATCTACAAGAAATTCAACGAAGTCTTTCCAAAGAGCTCAAGCATCTTTGCATAGAATCCAGAGTCGACGTCGCAGTAAAAGCAAATCCACTTTAGGGACATCTAGCACGATATATAGGGGTATTAATGCTCTTACTCACAGTTCACCAAATTTACTTTCGGTAGTGAGTGATGATACTTCATCTGGGTCAAATACTCCAGACTTAGGCGCCTCAACAAACTCTAATACCAATGCACTTGTAAATTCTAAAAGTGTTTCTTCGACAATGAAACCAAATCTAGGTAAATTGAATCAATGGAGAAGATTAACGAGTATATCTGGAACAAAGTCATATAAAGAGGATAGAAATGAGTTGAATGAAGTAGCAATGCTACACATGAATGAACTACTTCGCCAAGTTCTGGATGATCAAGCTGTTGAAGAAGCAGAAGAATGGATGGCCCTATTCAACAACCAGTTGCTGAAAAAAGTTCAGCACATTACTTTAAACGCGAGAGATTCTAACACACTAGATTATAGACAAAAATATGTAAAAATTAAGAGGATATGTGGTGGTACTGTGCAGCAGTCCgaatttattgatggaATAGTATTTTCCAAAGGTGTTCCTGGAAAAGATGTACCAAGACGTGTAGAAAATCCAAGAATATTACTAGTTATGTTTCCATTggaatatcaaaaaaacGAGAATCACTTCTTGAGTATCGAATCTGTTCGCGCTCAAGAACGTGAATATATAGATAAATTGATATCCAGAGTTACGTCCATAAACCCCGATATTATATATGTGGGCGCAAACGTAAGTGGATACGCTCTACAGCTATTAAACAAAGCAGGCATTGTCGTTCAATTTAACCTCAAACCCCAGgtaattgaaagaattgcaAGATTAACGGAAGCTGATATTGCAATAACCGTCGATAAATTAGCATCAAACGTGAAAATGGGTGAGTGTGAACTTTTCGAAGTCAAAACATTCATCTATGGAAATATTAGTAAAACATACACTTTTTTGCGTGGCTGCAATTCGACCCTAGGATGCACTATTTTATTAAGAGGAGGATCTCCTGAAACtttaaaaaagataaaacaTCTTGCAGAATTTATGGTGTATGTCGTTTTTTCCCTGAAATTAGAAAgctctttcttcaatgataACTTTATTAAACTTTCTCCTGAATTTTACATGGAGTCAAAGGAAAGAAAGgaaaatcaagaattttCAGGCtatttttcagattttctACAGAAATTTAACAAAAGGATTTTGACGACTTCTGCTACAGTAGAATTTCCAATTCCATtcttattgaagaaagcaCGAGAACTAGAGGGCGTTATCTGGCACAAAAAGcaacaaaatgaaatcTCGAATAATTCGGATATCGCGTTGGATACACCAGAAATCCAACAACTGGGGATAGATTCAACATTAACCTTCAGagatattaaatatatagCTAAATTCGTTCGGCAGAAGGAGCTAGAAGATTTAGAACTCCAATTTAACAGGAGAGGCAGACAATGGGAGTTGTATTATTCGTCATCGCATAACATGTTGGGTACAGGATCACATCAATCGATCACTGTTCTCTACTCCATGGTGTCAACACAGACTGCTACGCCCTGTATTGGACCCCAATTAGTAACTATTGACTACTTTTGGGATAGTGACATCTCCATTGGGCAGTTTATTGAGAATATCATAAATACAGCAAGATACCCATGCCAGCAAGGGTGTGGTGGGCTTTTACATGACCACTATAGAAGTTACGTCCATGGTTCAGGAAAAGTGGATGTactaattgaaaaattgcaGACAAAACTACCAAAACTAAAGAATATCATCCTCACTTGGAGTTACTGTAAAAAATGTGGTACATCTACTCCAATTCTGCAAATAAGTGAAAGAACGTGGAACTATTCCTTTGGTAAATATCTAGAAGTCATGTTCTGGAGTAAAGAAGGTGGCGTTTCCAATATTGGAAACTGTATCCATGACTTTACAAAAGACcatgtgaaatattttggcTACAATGAATTAGTAGTGAGGATGGAATATTCTCACCTCGATGTATATGATCTGATTACCCCATTGCCtaaaataaaatggaaACCTGATCttgatataaaaatgaaagtgGAACTATATTATCAGATTTTGGATAAAATTAACAGTTTTTATGATAGTGTCACGTCAAGATTAAACCGAATGAAACTTGATGGTATGGCAGATGATAGACTTGTCGCTGGCCAATTGAAGGTGGAAGAGTTGAAACAAAAAGTGAGcgaagaaagaaaattgctACTCGACGATCTAGATGCCAGATACTATGGCTACGGCGGAGATAAGCATTTACAGttaaacaatttgataagAAACTTATACAACTTTGCAATCAATTGGGATAATGAGTTTAACCAATTTgggaaaaattttttgttatcAGAAAATGACATATCAAGAATTACTACGAACCAACTTCGAAAGTTCTTCAAAGATCCATCGAAGGATGAAAATCTGGAAGAGAAGTACATTTCAGGAGATGACAAAACTACCACAAGGATTAAGACTGAAGCAAGTTGTAGTGGGGATGCATCTAAAAGCGTGCCTTTATCTGATATTGAATCAAGTCGAGCCTCAAAAGAGCAACCTAAAGGGggaatgaaaaattcagtaATTCCTAATAGAAATGAGGAAACGAGTATTAAACCACCTAAAGATAATTTACCCAACAACattatatcaaatattagaCCTGAAGCTACAAAAGCTATTTCAAGCCATAGTCTCGATAGAGTTTCGCTCCAAAAGGATCTCGATAGATTTAGCATGAAAAGTTCTGCCAGTTCACCCTCGATAAAAGAGCGTAATAGAAAAAACAAAGTTTCTGAACTggcattattttttgatcaaattcACTTTGACGCCCTCTCTAAAGAATTTGAGTTAGAAAGAGAATTAGAGCGTTTACAactgaataaaaataaataccAAGCATTCAAATCCCAGACAGCTACTCCTATTGTAGAAATATACAAAAATGTCAAAGATGCCGTAGATGAACCGCTACATGAAGTACAGGAGAACGGAGAAAGTAAAGGGGAAAGTACCATCGACATAACCTCTCCCACAGGAGAGCAATCCACAAACTTAAGTCTAAATAGAAATCTAGAGAACGAACTCGAGAATTCTATAACACAATGGGGTAAAGATTATTTCCAAAGAACGAGAGAGCACTCATCGGATGAGAAAGACTCCACCATCACGTCAGCTAAACAAGAGGGTATACCAAGTGAGCCATTGCCTCCTGTAATTACCGTGGAAAACGTGAACAAAGAATCAAGTGAACCTCCTGAAAAGtcattattgatgaaaactTTAGCCAATTTTTGGGCCGACAGATCCCCATACTTGTGGAAACCGCTTGCATATCCCACCACATCAACAGAACATGTTTTTTCTGGCAATGAAGTTATTATTAGGGATGATGAACCTAGTTCGTTGATAGCGTTTTGTTTAAATTCTTCAGATTACAAAAGTAGAATGTTTAAGATTGAGGCGAAAACGCAGGTACAGCCAGATATTACCGAAAATGGGCAACAGTCGCCTCTATTAGAACAACATTCTCTCGAAAACGCAGTTCAGCCGTTAGAACAGTCCAATAATGAATTGCTAAAGGATAATGCAAATATTTTATCCTCGAAGGAGAGCCTATCACATGCTCATGAATCCAGTAAAAATGATCCGGAGATGCTTGAGAATATTATGACCAAGAAAACGGCATTACATTTAAGAtatcaatttgaagataGGCTGACGGTCATGTCCTGTAAAGTGTTTTTTTCGGAGCACTTTGAAGCTTTCAGAAGAATATGTGGATGCGATGAGAGCTTCATTCAAAGTTTATCGAGATGTGTTAAATGGGATTCCAGCGGGGGAAAGAGTGGAAGTGGATTTTTGAAGACATTAGATGATAGATTTGTAATTAAGGAGCTTTCACATTCGGAACTTGACgctttcatcaaatttgcCCCAAGCTATTTTGAGTATATGGCCCAAGCAATGTTTCATGACTTACCTACCGCACTTGCAAAGGTATTTggattttatcaaattcaagtGAGAGGCCCTATTACAGGCTCTAAAAGCTACAAGATGGATGTTATCATTATGGAAAATCTTTTTTATAACAGAAAAACAAccagaatatttgatttgaaaggTTCTATGCGCAATAGACATGTTGAGCAAACTGGTAAAGCTAATGAAGTGTTGCTTGATGAAAACATGgttgaatatatttatgAGTCTCCCATACACGTCAAAGAATACGATAAGAAGCTTCTTAGGGCCTCTTTATGGAATGATACACTTTTCCTAGCTAAAATGAATGTTATGGATTATTCTTTAGTTATTGGTATTGACAATGAAGATTATAAGCTTACTGTGggaattattgattttattagaaCTTTTACTTGGgataaaaaattggaaagcTGGGTGAAAGAGAAAGGTCTTGTTGGAGGAGGAAGAAATATTGTTAAACAGCCAACAGTTGTAACACCAAGGCAATACAAAAATAGATTCAGAGAGGCAATGgaaagatatattttgatggTTCCTGATCCTTGGTACCAGGAAAGTAACTGACTTATCTTAACCGATAAGCCACCAATAAATAAGTTTTTCAGAGCATTACATACTACTAAACCCCTCTATTTACAGATAAATAACGTGTTCCCAAGAATTATTCGGTATTACGCCCTATTGACACTATTCATTCACTTTTATTATTTAGATATATCTCAAGCTGAGCTTTATTAGTGCTCAGTTCTTGTAAATTTTGGGTGAGATGATTGTAAAAAGTCTAATGATGACAAGTAGTTGATAACTAGCAGACAAGTCAATATATCAGCTTGGCAGTGGTTCTCTGTTTATGTTTAAGGACATTGTAATCTTAATACCTGTAAAAAGAAGTCGattttcattcaagaaatgaCGCCTGCTATACAATTTTCAGACAAGGTGCATAGGTACTTTGAGGTGCTTATCAAACGCCATCGGTGCTATGAAAATGAGTATATAGtaaaaagaataataagGTTTAGTATGAAAAACAttaagattgaaaaatggctGTGATagaagatttttgaaatgaagTTGGACTGTTGATATGTCCAATCTCCAAAATTATCTATAGTTAGCCTTTCCAGGGTTATACCGCTATCCTTCTCGTAAACTGTTTCTACTTGAACATCCTTAACTTGCTTGTATAATTGGAGTTTATAACTGAGAGTCATCTTGGCACCTTTTTGCCATTATTAAAGGCTGCTTACTGTAAAAATCCCAATGCGCATACTGAAAAGGAAACCGAGGGCCGTGACGATGGACAACCTATCTGATCCTAATACAATTCAAGAGGTAAATCGTGCATGCAAAGTAATCTTTTACTGAGAAGCCCAGCATTCTGTCTATGGTATCATCATCACACTTGGAAGTAATCAATTGTATTGATTTCAATCAGACAGGTTCCTGTATTTCGATTGGAACATCTAAGGGCTATGCAATAGTCGGTAGTGAACCATATAGAAAGTTATGCTCTGATCAAGTGGGGGATCTTTCCATAGTAGAAATGTTGTACTCCACTTCCATCCTCATAACTGTAGGTGCAGGTGGTGATTATTCATCATCTCCAAGAATATTACAGGTACTTAATCTGAACACGAAATCAAGTATATGCGAACTGAGCTATCCAAGTACAATATTATCTGTGCGTCTCAACAACGAACGGCTTGTAGTGGCTTTAAAAAGTagtttttatatttatgaTGTTACTAACATGAAGCTATTGTATAAAATTAGTAAGATTTATAATCCCAAAGGTCTCTTATCTATCAATTCCTCTACAAAGGGCCAGTTTTTAGCATATCCATCCCATTCATTAAAAAGTAACAGTAGGAACCCTGTCATCGAGTCCCTAAATGATAAAGCTGTTTCAGAGGCCATTAAACTGAGAGCTGTAAACTCCGAAAACTTTCAGATGGCAGGGAACGGAGACGTtgttatatttgatttgcTTAAGTTACAACCTATAATTGTTATAGAAGCGCACAAAAGGCCTATTTCAGCAATTCTACTGAGTTCAGATGGTAAGTTACTTGCCACTGCGTCTGAATTGGGAACGCTTATTCGAATATTTGACACTACAAATGGCCAAAGATTATATCAATTTAGGAGGGGCACATATCCAAGTAGAATAGCATCTATGTGTTTCAACGAggattctaaatttttagCAGTTTTAAGTGTAAGAAATACTGTGCACGTATTCCATTTGACAAACTATACTACGAGTTCACCTTTTTCTGAACCACAGAAAAGCTctgaagaacaagaaaaagatgtaAATACACTACGAATGAATTTCGAATCTCAATATGACGATTCACAAGAAAGAAGCAAGTACGGTTCATCCATTAACGTTATTCCGGTGGGCTTAGTATCCCCTGTTGAACCTGGCTCTGCCaacgataataataataaaaataataataataataattataataataataataataatagtaatag
This window harbors:
- the PES4 gene encoding Pes4p (similar to Saccharomyces cerevisiae PES4 (YFR023W) and MIP6 (YHR015W); ancestral locus Anc_1.357) — protein: MTDILGDENCSMYDYLPKLDTNLKVDSKIVVGAAKVASIKSSTASTKTFSSSTSTSTSGHSNIVGLNKHVEISTHRTLPRTLFKSNTLEALFIGNLDKDVTEKQLETIFSVYPSFISAKVCYNSSTNLSLGHGYLNFGSKEDAEKACEEMNYSKVLNNEIRIMPSMRDPDYRKKVGTNVYFRNLPTENNMLTTRYFYDSFRKYGKILSCKIERSKKIGFIYFACEVTANEVIKKFNNSSFLGNNIYCGLHFDKEERNNRLKLLKNEVEESDTYQKPEAFDELSEKKFLVKNLPFNVAKFQVEQFLDKIGVLASLHLLNKESKGETLAYVTFKNLHVLDSNSRQLKGIEFKGKILEFVPINLNKIKKSNILYLSNLCVICDSKFLKQICMQEGVKFDTIEITTYDPTSMTYSGFIKCKKYKDTEKLFKYLDGKLIGGCITKVTSQMPINFVEKSSNIAAFNECGVVWQPPGAYSTHTEQNVTMKYTKNEHLASHVESYSTEKQKYINASRNSIMNTLKKHISQAVESPNFPIAIRDNNLSCIVNYIVQVYWNGNLNALSHFLSLIKSDLRCSFQLRNQISEAIVSLGFKN
- the IGD1 gene encoding Igd1p (similar to Saccharomyces cerevisiae YFR017C and YOL024W; ancestral locus Anc_1.363); translated protein: MSYRNNSGDSKRQPTASDEGIASTDFINLTEPPRPKETPTISEYDNRVPVSTDTQKHQPFNFQRRRSTNYIDALNSKQKRTNSNAEKYNNDIATKPSHLRRKSSMSLQDTRHDIQNKETNLKFHQNHKNADMGDYLQHYSFRNPSGDTDLPRTMQLSEDDDGRNILGNNDQRPIFHERRPSFQYEDYKKDIYNRMNIFDTK
- the KAFR0C04430 gene encoding uncharacterized protein (similar to Saccharomyces cerevisiae YFR018C; ancestral locus Anc_1.361) gives rise to the protein MGIMNIQLYLYFALLVVFQRATCYDDRDLRLSYYNATLSNQLSLTNASNPYNLLLPFNTTRVVGSEESRSIQNFIIEHFGNLTNNWELERDSFTENGYNFTNLIFTLNENHNDRYVVYAAHYDTIMKLTGFTGAADSAASCAILLYLAQFIDFIYEEDLTNLEHQLFDKGYGIKIIFFDGEEAFEEWTDDDSIYGARHLASKWESDSISQIELLVLLDLIGSEQNLTMKSYFKETHREYELLSKIEDEYLDEKVYRSLTSYRNGGISSNKELDPSYRIYEIINKSLIGDDHVPFYERGVPILHLIPYPFPKTWHTISDDFEHLDQDEIYKWAIMLCEFALKVVQ